A genomic stretch from Neomonachus schauinslandi chromosome 16, ASM220157v2, whole genome shotgun sequence includes:
- the C5AR2 gene encoding C5a anaphylatoxin chemotactic receptor 2, with the protein MENTSLSYEYADYGGVPDLPVDCVDGICVSTDPLRTAPFLLYAAVFLVGVPGNAMVAWVTWKEARQRVGATWFLHLAAADLLCCASLPLLAVPIARGGHWPYGAAGCRVLPSGILLSMYASVLLLAALSADLCLRALRPSWGAAAGRARGVQVACGVAWTVASLLTVPSAIYRRLHQEHFPRRLECVVDYGGSAVVENAVTATRFVFGFLGPLVVVASCHGALLCRVARHRWPLGMAVVVGFFVCWTPYHLLGLVITAAAPHSALLAGALRAEPLVNGLALAHSCLNPMLFLYFGRTQLQRSLPAACRRALKESQSKDENAVSQKSTSHDLVSEMGV; encoded by the coding sequence ATGGAGAACACTTCTCTCAGCTACGAGTACGCGGATTACGGCGGGGTTCCGGATCTCCCCGTGGACTGCGTGGACGGCATCTGCGTCTCCACCGACCCGCTGCGCACCGCCCCGTTCCTGCTGTACGCCGCGGTCTTCCTGGTGGGCGTGCCCGGCAACGCGATGGTGGCCTGGGTGACCTGGAAAGAGGCCCGCCAGAGGGTGGGCGCCACCTGGTTCCTCCACTTGGCCGCGGCGGATCTGCTCTGCTGTgcgtctctgcccctcctggcgGTGCCCATCGCGCGCGGGGGCCACTGGCCGTACGGGGCGGCGGGCTGTCGGGTCCTGCCCTCGGGCATCCTGCTGTCCATGTACGCCAGCGTGCTCCTTCTGGCCGCTCTCAGCGCCGACCTCTGCCTGCGGGCCCTCAGGCCCAGctggggggcggcggcggggcgggcgcgCGGGGTGCAGGTAGCCTGCGGGGTCGCCTGGACCGTGGCCTCGCTGCTCACCGTGCCCTCGGCCATCTACCGCCGGCTGCACCAGGAGCATTTCCCTCGCCGGCTGGAGTGTGTGGTGGATTACGGGGGCTCCGCCGTGGTGGAGAACGCGGTGACCGCCACCCGCTTTGTTTTTGGCTTCCTGGGGCCGCTGGTGGTCGTGGCCAGCTGCCACGGGGCCCTTCTGTGCCGCGTGGCCCGACACCGCTGGCCACTGGGCATGGCCGTAGTGGTGGGGTTTTTTGTCTGCTGGACCCCCTACCACCTGCTGGGGCTGGTAATCACCGCGGCTGCCCCGCACTCCGCGCTCCTGGCCGGGGCCCTGCGGGCTGAACCGCTGGTCAACGGCCTCGCTCTGGCTCACAGCTGCCTCAATCCCATGCTCTTCTTGTACTTCGGGAGGACTCAACTGCAAAGGTCACTGCCAGCCGCCTGTCGCCGGGCCCTGAAGGAGTCACAGAGCAAGGATGAAAATGCGGTCAGCCAGAAATCCACCAGCCATGATCTAGTCTCGGAGATGGGCGTGTAG